The nucleotide window CGCAGGCGTTGACGAGCACGCTCAATCCGACGCTCGACAGCCAGCTCGCGATTTACGACTCGGTACAGTCGCTGCTCACGCAGGCTGTCAAGAACATGGCGGCGTCGGGCCCGAGCAACGCGGGGCCCGGAAGCAACGATCTGGCCTACGGCGGCGACGCCGCGAGCTGGATCCGCCTGGCGCACACACTCAAGGCGCGCTACCTGATGCACACCGCGGAAGTCCGTTCGACGGTCTATCCGCAGGTGCTGGCGGAAGCGAAGCAGGGCATCACCGATCCATCACAGAACTTCAATGCGGTGTTCTCCGGCAACGCCAACGAGCAGAACTTCTGGTATCAGTTCGACGTTGTGCAACGAACGGGCTACCTCGCGCCCGACCCGCAGTTCGTCGCCTTGTTGAAGTCGAGGAATGATCCGCGACTGGGCGCCTACTTCAACGCCGATCTCACCGACTTGAACGATTCGCTGATCGCGCCGAACCACACGCAGCCGATCGTCACGGCGAACGAAGGCTTGCTGCTCGCCGCCGAGGCGGCGCAGCGCACGGGCGACAATGCGACCGCGCTCACGGACCTCAATCAGGAGCGTGCACTCAACGGCCTGCCGGCCGAGGCGGCCGGACTCACGGGACGAGCACTGTTGTCCGAAATCTTGATCGAGGAGTACATCGCCGACTTCCAGAACCTCGAAGCGTGGAATCTGTACAAGCGCACCTGTACGCCGAACCTCGTGCCGGTGACCACCGGGGGCAGTTTCAACGGCAAGATCCCGGCGCGCTTCCCGTACGATGCGAGCGAGCGGAACACCAACAGCAACATCCCGCCGCTCAGCCAGCAGCCGGCACGCAACCCGAACGACCCGGCCAACGCAACCTCGGACGGCACCGGCGGCAAGTGCCTCGGGCAGTGATTAGTAAACGAGTATTCAAGAACTATACGATCCTGACGGCAACCGTCCCGGCGATCATCGTCGGGACGGGGTGTTACGGCTACGAATCGGCGCCGCGCACCGCCGTGCGGCCCGGCCAGTCGGTGCGCGTCACGCTGACGCCGGCCGGCGCGGCCGCGCTCGCCGGCAGCATCGGACCCGGCGCCACGTCGCTCGACGGGCGGATCGTGCGGCGCACGGACACGGAGCTCACGCTCGCGCTCACACAGGTGGCCCGTGGACCCGATCAGCCTGAGGAATTTCTCCAGAACGAGCCGCTGACGATGTCGTTCGCGAACGGCGAGACGTTCGCCGTCCGAGGGCTCGACAAGACGCGCACCGCGCTCACCGTCGGCGGAATCGCGGCGCTCGTCATCGCCGGCAAGGCGTTCATCAGCCAGCCGGGCATTTTCACCACGAAGGGCGGCGTCTCGCAGTCCACGAAGTAGTCAGGGAAGCAAGCCGCCGCCGCCGCGAGCTACTTGGCGTCGAGCACCTTGTACCACGCCTCGAACGCGCGGGGATAGAAGGCTTTGCTGAACAGCGTCCATTCGCCGAGCGACGCCGGCAGCGTGAACTGCGCGCCGGCGTCGGCGGCGGTTTTGCCCGCGGCGTGCGCGGCGCGGGCCGCCTGCTCCACCTCGTCGATCATCGCCACATACCGGTCGTAGTCCGCGGCGTGGCCGATCGCGCCGTGACCGGGGACGTATGTGATGTTCGAGCCGCCCCGCAACGCACGCACCGACGCCGACAACTTATTGGGAATGGCATCGACGTAATTCGGGAACATCGCGTTCCAGAACAGATCACCGGTGAAGATCACGTTCTGATCCGCCAGCTCGAGTGACACGTCGCTCTCGGTATGTCCGTCGCGCGGCACGACACGCACTGAACGCCCGCCGAGGTCGAGCTCCGTGTTGGCAGCGGACGAGAGAAATACCACGTCCTTCATTGCGGCGACGCGATTCGGATCCGCCGGCTGGATGTTCCGGGTCACGACGAGGTCGCGCGTTCGCTCCGTCGCCCGCAGCACCGGATGCTCGCCGTCCTGGAGATATCCCGCCACGCCGTTTGCATGATCGGCGTGATAGTGCGTGAGCGCGACGTGCGTCGGCCATCGGCCGGTGAGCTCCTTCGCACGATTCGCCAACCACACGGCGCCCTGCGGTCGATTGAATCCCTCGATGGCGAGCACCGCGTTTTTGCCGGCGACGATGGCGCCGTTCGACACGGTGGTCGAATCACCCGTCAGCGGTGTCGAGATGAGCGCCCACACATTGTCCGCGACGCGCTCGAGATTCCCGAACGGCTCGCGGGCCACGACGGCGCCGCGCGGTGTCGCCCACGCCGCGCGTAACGCGCGCGGCATGACCGCGGCCGCCAACGCGAGATGCGCCGCGCACGAGGTCCCGCGCGCCAAAAAGTCGCGGCGGTCGATCCGTGAGTCTTTGCTCATCGTCCCGGCATCCTCCATTGGCCCGGGCTCGGCAGCACCGGTGCGATGTTGACCAGCGTCGCGCCGACCCACATCGACGGCACGCCGCGAATGAACGTGACCAATCCGTCGCTGCCCGCGACGACGTCGCCTGTTGGCCGGCCGAGGAAGTCCGTGGTGTGTCCAACGATCTGACCTTTCTTCACGCGCGTGTCGCGCGCGACCGCCGGCGTGAACGCACCGGCACTCTTCGCGGCGATGCGCTCGCCCGCGCCGCCGAGCCACACCGGATGCGCGACCGTCGTGACCTTCCGCTGAATCATCCCCAATGTGGCGAGCACGTTTAGAGAACCGTCGACGAGTGATTTCAGATCGCCCGGCGCGACGACACCGCTCCGTCCCGCCTCGGCGACGAGCACCGTCTTGCCGCGCGACAGCGCCTGACCCGACAGCGAGCGCCCGTTGTTCGGATCGGCGTCGCTCACGATGATGTGGTCGAGGCCGAACGCGAGCGCGAGCTCGAGACCCGCGGAATCCTGCGCGGCGCGGCCGCCGCGGAACCAGTAGCTGTACGGGCGTAAATCTTCGTCGAGATCGCCGCCGTGCAGATCGACCACGACGTCCGCCGGCGCCACGACGCGCTCGGTGATCGCCGCCAGCGCGCGCGGCGTCTGCGTGCCGTTGGGATCGCCCGGATACAACCCATTCATGCTCTTGCGATCGATCGGATTGACGTGCGGCGTCATCTGCAGGAACGAGGCGACGTTGAGCAGCGGCACGACGATCACCGTGCCGCTGAGCTTCGTCGCGTCGATGCGCGGAATCAGCCGCTGCATCGCGACGATCGATGAGTACTCGGTGCCGTGCGCGCCCGACACGAACGCGACGACGGGCCCCGGCTTCACGCCGCGGATGACCGCGACCGGAATCGACAGCGCGGAATCGGAACCGGCGGCCACATCGATCGTACCATACGCGGTGATGCCCGGTGCGGCCGACGCCGTACCGACGGTGAACGACGCGTTCTGTGCGCCGAGGGTCGTGGCACAACCGAGGAAGAAAAGAGAGAGTCTCATGGTGGGGACCTTGCGAGTCAGTCCGGCAAAACCTTGTCAGTCCCGCAAAGCTACCTTGTCATCCCGAGCGCAGCGAGGGATCTTCTGGTCCGATAGAGTGACCCGTCTCTCTATCGGGATGCAAGATTCCTCGCTTCGCTCGGAATGACACCGCTCCATGCCCTTCCTCGACCGCGACCACTCCATCGCCGACGAACACTTCTCGCGCTGGCTCGTGCCGCCCGCCGCGCTGGCCATTCATCTGTCGATCGGGCAGGCGTACGCGTTCAGCGTGTTCAACCTCCCGCTCTCGCGCTTGAACGGCGGCACCGAATCGGCGCCGGGCGACTGGAAGCTCAGCAGCATCGGCTGGATCTTCAGCCTCGCCATCGTCTTCCTCGGCCTCTCGGCGGCGGTGTTTGGCGCGTGGCTCGAGCGGGTCGGCCCGCGCCGCGCGATGCTCACGTCCGCGCTCTGTTTCGCCGGCGGGTTCGAAGTGGCGGCGATCGGCGTCGTCATCCACAGCTTCTGGATCGTGCTGCTCGGCTACGGTGTCCTCGGCGGCATTGGGTTGGGACTCGGCTACATCTCGCCGGTGTCGACGCTCATCAAGTGGTTTCCCGATCGCCCCGGAATGGCAACGGGTCTCGCGATCATGGGCTTCGGCGGCGGCGCGATGATCGCGTCGCCGCTTTCGACTATGCTCATGGCGCACTTCAAGCCTGTCGCGCCGCAAGGCGTTGCGCCGACGTTCGCCGTGATGGGCGCGCTCTATTTCATTTTCATGATGTTCGGCGTGCTCACGGTGCGCGTGCCGCGTCCGGGATGGAAACCGGCGGGATGGACGCCGGTCGCCGGCGCGCAGCGATTGGTCACGACGTCCAACGTCTCGGCCGATCGCGCGATTCGCACGCCGCAATTCTGGTTGTTATGGCTGGTGTTGTGTCTCAACGTCACCGCGGGCATTGGCGTGTTGAGCGTCGCATCGCCGATGATTCAGGAGATGTTTCCCGGACGCATCTCCGTCAGCGCCGCCGCGGGGTTCGTCGGCCTCTTGAGCCTCGCCAACATGGGCGGGCGCATCGGCTGGTCGTCGTTTTCGGACGTCGTGGGCCGGAAGGCGGTGTATGCCACGTTCTTTTTGCTGGGCGCCGCGCTCTACGCATTCGTACCGACGTTCGGCCGGGCAGGGAACGTCGTGCTGTTCGTCGCCGGCGACGTGGTCATCCTGAGCATGTACGGCGGCGGTTTCGCGACGATACCGGCCTATTTGCGCGATCTGTTCGGCGTGATGCAAGTCGGCGCCATTCATGGCCGCCTGCTCACGGCGTGGTCGACGGCCGGCGTGCTGGGACCCGTGCTCGTCAACTACATTCGTGAATATGAAATTGCTCATGGCGTCGCGAAGGCCGACGCGTACACCACGACGATGCACGTGATGGTGGCGTTGCTCTGCGCCGGCTTCGTCTGCAACGCGCTCGTGCGGCCGGTCGATGCGCGGCACGCGGCGACGGACGATGCGCCGTTGGCGGTGAGCACATGAAACTGCGCATCGTCCTGTCCTGGGCCGTCGTCGGCCTGCCGCTCGCGTGGGGCGTGTGGCAGGTCGCGGTGAAATCGATGGATCTGTTCAAGTGACCGACATGTCATCCTGACCCTTCGCTACGCTCAGGGTCAGGATGACACAACGACTACTTCACCACGATGTCCTTCACCATGCCATGCTCGGCGTGCATCTTCCCGTCCTTGCCGTCCGGAATGAGGCAGAGCAGGGCGTAGTCCCCAGGCGTCACGTCGACCGTGTAGTACACCGCGGACCCGGGCACGATGGCCGACGTGCCTCCGATCGCATCGCCCGGCGGCGGGCCGGCAGGCTTCGCGATCCACGCCAACACATCCTTCGCCGATTTCCCGGCCGCCGGCCGAGCCATCTCGATCTCGTGCGGCTGCGGGCCCCTGTTCACGATCTTGATCGTGTGCTTGCCGGGCGTGAGCGTGCCCGTCACGTCGAAGTTGTAGTCGTAGAGCGTCACCGTCATGTCCGCGGTGGGCTCGGCCATGGGCGTGCCGACGGCGGGCGTCACTGTCAGCGGCTGGAACATGCCCTTCGCGAAGTGCGGCACGTGATCCGGCAGGTCGACGAGGCAGAGCAACACATAGTTGCCCGGTGCGAGGTTCATCGTGAGGCTCGACTCGCCGTGCGGATTCGGCGCGTTCGGACCGCCGACGAATGCGGCCCACATCGGCGGCGGACCGGGATTCTTCATCGCCGCGGCGAGATCGTTCGCCGTCTTGCCGCTGTCCAGACGCACGAGCTGTACGTGATGGAGATTCGGCCCGTCATTCACGAGATGGAACGTCGTCCATCCGGCGCTGATCGACGACGGCGCTTCGAACGCGAAATCGTGCGCGTACACGGTCGCGACATGCGTCGCGGGATCGAACGAGCCGCGCGACGCGGCGGCCGCGGGTGCCCCCGACTGCGCGACTTTGGTGGTGTCAATCCTGGAAGAGTCCTTGGCGGCGCACGCGACAAGGCCGGCGGCTGCGAACAAGACAACGATGAAAGACAAACGATGCATGGTGGGATTTGGGGATGAGGGTGACCGTACGTCCGGTGTTCACGCAAAGATGGACGGTGACACGGCCGACGCAAGCGGCACGGCGCAATCGATCCGGCCCGCTGTCGGCGCGGGGCAGTGCCCAGCGCCGAGCGACCCTCGAGATACGACGCGGTCGGCGTTACGGTTTCACGCTCTGCTGCGTTTCCGCGCGGGGCTTGAGCCAGCGATTCAGGAACTCGAATTCGACCTGATTGATGAGCCGCAGCGATTGCATATTGTATGCAGCGCCGTGGCGCCCCGGCGGATAGATCCGCTCCTCGATGTCCTTGCCGAGATTCGAGAACGCCGTGAAGAGCTGCATGGTGTTCTGCGGATGGACATTGTCGTCCATCATCGAATGAATCATGAGCAGCTTGCCGTTCAACTTGCTCGCGTTCTCCACGACCGAGCTCGCGACGTACCCCTGCGGGTTGTCGCCCAGCGTCGACATGTAGCGCTCGGTGTAGATAGTGTCGTACAGCCGCCAGTCAGCGACACCGGAATTGGCGCTGCCCGCCGCGAAGACGTCGGGATACATCTCCATCGTGTACATCGTGCTGTAGCCGCCGTAGCTCGTGCCCATGATGCCGATGTGCGCGCCATCCACGTATGGCAGCGTACGCAAATGCTTCGCGGTCTCGGCGAAATCGTGTGCCTCGTAGTGTCCAAGCTGCTTGTAGACGACTTTCATGAAGTCGCGGCCGTAGTTGTTCGTGCCGCGATTGTTCACGTCCACGACGATGTAGCCGTTCTGCGCGAGCCATTGTTTCCACCCGGAGGCATCGAACTGATTGTACACGTCCTGCGATCCCGGCCCGCCGTAGATCGTGAACACGACCGGATATTTCCGCGACGGATCGAACGGAATCGGCTTCATCATCGAGGCATCGATCTTCACCCCATCCGACGTCGTGAAGCTGAACGGCTCGGCGGGACTGTACGCGTGTGTCTTGAGCCACTCCGTCGTCGGCGCGTTGGCTTCCATCGTTCGCACCTTCCCGCTGGCCGTCGACCAGAGCTCGACCTGTCGCGGCTGAGTCACGGATGACCAGCTGTCGATGAAGTACTGCGCGTTGGGCGACATGTCGATCGCGTGGCGCCCCGGCGTCATCGTGATGCGCTTGAGTCCCGTACCATCGAAACTCACCTGCCACAACTGCCGCTCGAGCGGCGACGGATCCGTCGACGTGAAGTAGATGATCCGCTTCGACGGATCGACGCCTTCGATGCGCGTCACGCTCCAGTCGCCCTTCGTGACCTGCTGAATGAGCTTGCCCGAATAGTCGTAACGATAGATGTGTTGGTAGCCCGTGCGGTCCGACACCCAGAAGAATTCGCGCGCGTGCTCGGGGAACGTCATCAGATCCTGCACGCCGGCGTAGAAGTCGTACACGTCGATCCACGTCGGCGACGTCTCGTCCATCACTTGGCGCGAGCCGCCGGACGTGACGTCGAAGAAGAACATCTTCATCTCGTTCTGCTTGCGATTGAGTACGATCATCGCGAGCGTGTCGGGGCTCGACGTCCAGTACACGCGCGGGATGTAGAATTCGCCCGTCTGATGTGGATCGAGCCACACCTTCGTTCCACTCTTCACGTCGAGCACGCCGATGCGCGCCGTTGGATTCGTGTCTCCCGGCTGTGGAATACGCAGCTTGTCCCACGTGGGATGCTGGCCGCTGAAATCGGACAGCTGAATCTCCGGCTCTTTCGTCTCGTCGACCTGCCAGAACGCGATGTGTCGGCTGTCGGGCGACCAGTTCCACGCCTGTGCCAGCCCGAATTCTTCTTCGTACACCCAATCAAAGTGGCCGTTGAACACGTGCTCCGTGGCGTCGGACGTCAGCTGCTTCTCATGCTGCGTCGGGAGATCGACCACGTACATGTTCCCGCCGCGCTCCTCGCCGAGCATCGTGCCGTCAGGCGACAGCTCGGCGGTCCGCGCCCCGCGACCGCCGAGCTGCAGGGAATGTGACGCCAATGAGTAGATGTAGAAGTCGGAGGTCCCTGACCGGCGATAGAGCTGCTGAAAGTTCGTCTGGAAGATAATGTTCTTGAAGTCGCGCGCCCACTGAAACCCCTCGTACAGGAACGGGTTCGTCGTTCCGGGGAAGTTGAGATTCTCACCGGAGAAGAGCAGGGAATCGCGCCCCGTGGCGGGATCGTAAGAGCGGATCAACTGGCGATGCGTCGCGGGATCGTTCGTGATGAAGGAGAACCGTTTGCCGCCGTCGAGCCATTGCACGTTGAGCGGCGCGCCTCGGCCGGCGAGAATGCCGCTCGTCTGCAGTGCGTCGTTGAGCGAGGCGAGCCGCTGTTTTTGCTGCGCCGATACGATCTGAGCGGGGAAGATCGCAAGCGCGATCAGAAGGGCGAGACGACGATGCATGGACGAAAAATGAAGGTCGGAGTGAACCTGCGTTGTCGAACTATTGTCTAGGTATTGTTCAACTGCTGTCTAACTCTTGTTCAACTATGGCTTGTGTGGCCGGCTGGGACTCGACTCGAGCAGAGTGACGCCAGAAAACCGCGAAAGCCAGACGAG belongs to Gemmatimonadaceae bacterium and includes:
- a CDS encoding S9 family peptidase, with product MHRRLALLIALAIFPAQIVSAQQKQRLASLNDALQTSGILAGRGAPLNVQWLDGGKRFSFITNDPATHRQLIRSYDPATGRDSLLFSGENLNFPGTTNPFLYEGFQWARDFKNIIFQTNFQQLYRRSGTSDFYIYSLASHSLQLGGRGARTAELSPDGTMLGEERGGNMYVVDLPTQHEKQLTSDATEHVFNGHFDWVYEEEFGLAQAWNWSPDSRHIAFWQVDETKEPEIQLSDFSGQHPTWDKLRIPQPGDTNPTARIGVLDVKSGTKVWLDPHQTGEFYIPRVYWTSSPDTLAMIVLNRKQNEMKMFFFDVTSGGSRQVMDETSPTWIDVYDFYAGVQDLMTFPEHAREFFWVSDRTGYQHIYRYDYSGKLIQQVTKGDWSVTRIEGVDPSKRIIYFTSTDPSPLERQLWQVSFDGTGLKRITMTPGRHAIDMSPNAQYFIDSWSSVTQPRQVELWSTASGKVRTMEANAPTTEWLKTHAYSPAEPFSFTTSDGVKIDASMMKPIPFDPSRKYPVVFTIYGGPGSQDVYNQFDASGWKQWLAQNGYIVVDVNNRGTNNYGRDFMKVVYKQLGHYEAHDFAETAKHLRTLPYVDGAHIGIMGTSYGGYSTMYTMEMYPDVFAAGSANSGVADWRLYDTIYTERYMSTLGDNPQGYVASSVVENASKLNGKLLMIHSMMDDNVHPQNTMQLFTAFSNLGKDIEERIYPPGRHGAAYNMQSLRLINQVEFEFLNRWLKPRAETQQSVKP
- a CDS encoding succinylglutamate desuccinylase/aspartoacylase family protein; this translates as MRLSLFFLGCATTLGAQNASFTVGTASAAPGITAYGTIDVAAGSDSALSIPVAVIRGVKPGPVVAFVSGAHGTEYSSIVAMQRLIPRIDATKLSGTVIVVPLLNVASFLQMTPHVNPIDRKSMNGLYPGDPNGTQTPRALAAITERVVAPADVVVDLHGGDLDEDLRPYSYWFRGGRAAQDSAGLELALAFGLDHIIVSDADPNNGRSLSGQALSRGKTVLVAEAGRSGVVAPGDLKSLVDGSLNVLATLGMIQRKVTTVAHPVWLGGAGERIAAKSAGAFTPAVARDTRVKKGQIVGHTTDFLGRPTGDVVAGSDGLVTFIRGVPSMWVGATLVNIAPVLPSPGQWRMPGR
- a CDS encoding SusD/RagB family nutrient-binding outer membrane lipoprotein, producing the protein MNKKLIIGLIGASALLVACGDNFLTGGELTNDPNRPTQATSGQLLTGIEANVWAQLQSDPARVTNMWVQQLQGEIQQYFAIYNYQVDEQTTNGFQVSLYTGGGLVDIRKLESQAAASHDSLTLGIAQTMEALLVGTGADMFGNLTYTQALTSTLNPTLDSQLAIYDSVQSLLTQAVKNMAASGPSNAGPGSNDLAYGGDAASWIRLAHTLKARYLMHTAEVRSTVYPQVLAEAKQGITDPSQNFNAVFSGNANEQNFWYQFDVVQRTGYLAPDPQFVALLKSRNDPRLGAYFNADLTDLNDSLIAPNHTQPIVTANEGLLLAAEAAQRTGDNATALTDLNQERALNGLPAEAAGLTGRALLSEILIEEYIADFQNLEAWNLYKRTCTPNLVPVTTGGSFNGKIPARFPYDASERNTNSNIPPLSQQPARNPNDPANATSDGTGGKCLGQ
- a CDS encoding OFA family MFS transporter — protein: MPFLDRDHSIADEHFSRWLVPPAALAIHLSIGQAYAFSVFNLPLSRLNGGTESAPGDWKLSSIGWIFSLAIVFLGLSAAVFGAWLERVGPRRAMLTSALCFAGGFEVAAIGVVIHSFWIVLLGYGVLGGIGLGLGYISPVSTLIKWFPDRPGMATGLAIMGFGGGAMIASPLSTMLMAHFKPVAPQGVAPTFAVMGALYFIFMMFGVLTVRVPRPGWKPAGWTPVAGAQRLVTTSNVSADRAIRTPQFWLLWLVLCLNVTAGIGVLSVASPMIQEMFPGRISVSAAAGFVGLLSLANMGGRIGWSSFSDVVGRKAVYATFFLLGAALYAFVPTFGRAGNVVLFVAGDVVILSMYGGGFATIPAYLRDLFGVMQVGAIHGRLLTAWSTAGVLGPVLVNYIREYEIAHGVAKADAYTTTMHVMVALLCAGFVCNALVRPVDARHAATDDAPLAVST
- a CDS encoding MBL fold metallo-hydrolase; the protein is MSKDSRIDRRDFLARGTSCAAHLALAAAVMPRALRAAWATPRGAVVAREPFGNLERVADNVWALISTPLTGDSTTVSNGAIVAGKNAVLAIEGFNRPQGAVWLANRAKELTGRWPTHVALTHYHADHANGVAGYLQDGEHPVLRATERTRDLVVTRNIQPADPNRVAAMKDVVFLSSAANTELDLGGRSVRVVPRDGHTESDVSLELADQNVIFTGDLFWNAMFPNYVDAIPNKLSASVRALRGGSNITYVPGHGAIGHAADYDRYVAMIDEVEQAARAAHAAGKTAADAGAQFTLPASLGEWTLFSKAFYPRAFEAWYKVLDAK